CAGGGCCCCAGATCACATAACCAGGGCAaacactatcgattcactggtgTTCTCGCCATGTTTGCCATTATCATGGAACCACGTTgaagttctcagattttttttcaaaataccccctaacaaacacacaatgtgttcaagtctccccttctgacttgctataattctGAAGTCGCCctgaaaggaaggcaaaatgtacccgatatagtgcttcatccaaaagtATAAAATCGtaatacattggagtctactgggcaaacttttaacattttccccataaaaacaaactatatctctacatttatatgtgtgtaaTAATTCATGTGAATGTACTTTgtttgaagtggcaggtaaaatgtgcatgcgtttacaaaaatgtgatttttggatttcatcgataatgttgctttactatacatggtagtcaatgagaaaactatgaacgcgtattttccaatataaaactagcaatatctgttcatctatagacgtttgataactggtgtaaatgtactttattagcatgggggagggggttacaagtgcatgttgtgcaagaaatttgattttggaatttcactgaaaacgtTGACAATACATcgaagtctatgaggaaactacgaaTAACTCATATGTTCtcatctcccaaattgttatttaaatgttgttcgacctgaagcttccagttattattgatgacactatgcactattctaaatagtttgtattatgtcaaagtcctcaaaaaaataaaaacaaacaaaaaaaaaaaaaacatacggcaacatgaacgtttgacactaACCTTGACCCAATGTATCGTCAATAGGAGAATGTTATCTAATAAATTATCTCCCAGGttgttttttaaatgttaaattgatTTTTAGTCATTATAGAGGGCATTTTGCACAAGAGAGGGGTcgggtaagtagaaatcatgacaacctaaatCTTTTGCCTCAAGGTTGCTGCTTTTATAATCAATAAATCGTTTAACATACCCTCAAACTTGCGCatgaagggcgcgccgaaaatgaaaatggcagaaaatgagaGTGCCAGAGCATAAACCCTTTAAGTTAATTCGGTATAAACACTGAAGTGAAACCTTGAAAATGCTTTGACGGCACAACATGTCCAGGGAATAAGGATTGTTCATACTTCCGTGTAGATTTATTTTTGGCAAAGTCTGACGCGGATCTGAATTCAACTCTGAGTGAATCGCGAAATATGAAACACGGGAACTTGGAACATGATTTTAACTTAGGCCTACCCCTCCAGTATAGCTTAAACTTCTTTCCGAAGGATATGCTTGATAAACAGTACATGTAATTATTGCTGGGAAACTTTTATTTATTAGCCCATATTTAGCTTGGTCTTCCAAACTGCTATATAATGCATAACCTAGATCACCGTCCGTCCACCCAGGTACCTAGATATTCTTACTTCACTTGATGATATGTCATAAAATCTTTTTCACCCAGGCcaacagacaaaacaaaaatatacgaAAGAAAGAGGATTAACCTTGTACAAGATGCCTtcaatacagcaaaattatggAATGTTTTGACTGGCCTAGATATTCTAAGCTGCATTCATATGCAGTCCAAGGCAATGTGACGCCACTGGAAAAAGGCTTACACACAGTCTAGAAGGACTGTGGTGTACATTCACTGGGGATTAGGTCCTATACGAAGGGTCATGTTTGATCGATTCGCGCAAACTTGATAGCCAAGGATCACAAGGGACaactgaagaaaaaagaaaacagccCTGTCTCCTCAAATCCAATCTTCCTGGGAGCGCAAACCGCGTACGAACCATTTTAGCTGCAGTTATGCAGCTATTAAGTTACCTGCGACAACTGCCGGACAGTGTCTTATAGGAATATAAAGCGGAGGGCACTTACCACTCTCCTTCTTCAACTTGAACGAATATCACGAAAGCAGATAGTGTTTGATATATGTCCTGTACAAGCCGGCTGAAGCGGATGCTCTCTATGAGCTCAAACTCCACAACTGGCCTGGACCAACGCACACAGAGACACAATCGGcggaaataaataataatataatgcGTACGTGTTGTTGTTGAATGACTCGTCGGAAGTTGCCATTTTCTTTTGCTTCTTCCGCATTGTGCAagtaatatatttttaaaaatacaaatgattATCATGTATGATGCGTTAGTtcattagctccgctgtcagcgacacggagcttatcaaatagactGAATTTCCGTCGATTGCCTTATCCTCTGAAACCGCACGTTTAATAATcgtattgaaatttgatatgaaatTTACTTGTGTTGACTCCagttaggtttgttcaaattttggtgaaatgtgGCTCGCCATTATACGTATGGCCAGCCATTAGAcccttgaccgtgcatcgcTGGCAAACTAACGGTTtgggacgtcacgagagcaaatatttttgcagtctGTGAACGGTACAGTGATTTGGATAGGCATAgctcggaatcgagttgattttggccgaaagtagtttttcgtgcacGGCCCAAATCGGGACCGCAAGTTGCCAGTTTTGGACCTATAGTAGGGCTGTGTGTTGGTAGGCAGTCCGGGGAAGCCGTGTGACGCCAGAACACAAAGCATCGTACGCAGTGCTACCAAACAATCAGAAAACACAATAATGCTTAGGCATGGACTAAATTTCGATCACAGATTGTATTTCAATGTTTAAACCGGTACAGATTTTATAGATATAGGAACCCAACCAATGGGAATAATTCAGTTTACTTAGGCACATGCCCAGATAGGGCGCGGAACTCAAGTTTACTTCCACATTTTACCTTTTACTGTGTATCGGGGTCAGTGACGGTActagtcacaatgtgtcacgtGAACTCCCGTTTGCGAGGAGGTGTATTTACACAATTGCGGCCAATGTCGGTGCTACGAGCACTCAGACCCTTAAAACCGTCaataattgactttggcacaTAGCGTGCAAGTGTCGGTGTTTCCCTAGCAGTGTCCGTCCCGGACCACTGTGAATGGAGCTGATTTGCACATGATTTTACACTGGATTGGTTGTGCTTTCCTGGCCTTGTTCAGACCTCACGTACACTATCCCAATCCATGCTACCAAGAAAAGCAATAGCACTAAAACAAGATTTTCCTTTAGCATGTTTTGAGGAATTGCAGATATGTCACCATAAGCATCATCCTCGGCGGAAGGGAAGGGGACTGGGGCCACGGCAAACCGGGCGAAAACGATCGCCTGTTACCAGGAAACGCTTTGATGGATCTCCAAACGCATCGGTAGATCGTTAGAGCTCTTATTAACGAGTATGTACACAAAAATCTAGACATTTCAGCTGATTAGATTTTATTTTACAGAGCTTAAACCATGGGTATGTGTATTGTCGATAGGACCAATGTCTGCGGGTAAAAAAGTGATGTGATTGGCCAGTAGTTTCTCCTGGCACTTTCTTGCCGCCCGAGGGCGTATTTTACTATCGCCTTCATTATATGGCGATCTGTGCGACTGTACGTAGCAGCTTAACAAATCTTCAACGTTCACGTTTGACGTCTTCTCAGTGATTCAAGAATGAATGCTTGGAATTCACTCTCACTGCTTGCCGCCAGCACGATTGTTCCTTGAAAATCTGCTCGTGTGTCACATGACAATCTGTTACTTTGATCACGGGAACCGCACATCGCCTTGTCCATCATTTGACACATTATTGACACATTATGTCTTTGTGACGTCATCGCTGCCGACGTCACCgcctttcattttgttggtaaCTTCGCCGCCTCATCGATAGCGATTTGTTTGTACGGtaatgaaatgttgaaatgtcaAACTTATGAAATCTACTGTACGTGTATGCTAATGACCTGACAGTTGTTCCAACACACCGTAGTGTTGACCTTCAAACCATGGTGACGTAGTTTGCACTCATGACATCTTCCCATGCATTGGCATTATTTGTTGAGTTTATGATTGAAGACTACTTctttacaaaaaacaaacaacaaaaaataccgTTTGCATTTAAAACAAACGAAAACACAGAACACAGTGGCTTTCACTTTCTCtttgcatggaggtagtaggccATGCTCTTTGTAACAACGCCTATACCCGTAACTGTCATCACACTTTTTTATGGCTTCATGAATTACCAACTTTGTCTATTTTCTGTCAATTAACACTTTGCATCGCTTTTTTATTTAACATCGTGCCTTCAACTTAAACGGTTTGTCAGTCGTTTCGTTGTCAAACGTTCTTAACCCGGGAGTTTCCGTTGTGTTTCCGAAGGTACCGCCCATTACCAACCGCCGCCACTTGAGTCATGAGACATTCCATATTTTTGCTAAATATTCACGTTTACCAGGATGATTATTTAACTTTAAAACCGCCACTCTGCAAGCATCATCATACGATGTATTCATTTTCGACGGAGTCAACTTTTATTTGACTGTGAACCCAAGAAAATATCTAAACTGTGTTCTATTTCTCGTGAAATGCTGTATTCTGTTGTTTAAATCCCGTGCACAAAGTATGCCAGTTAGGTCCGGCTTCGCTAAAATTATTGCATAGTCATGCTATAAACAAATTTTGAACCCGATTTGCCGTCGTGACTCACTCAATatactatttttatcaaaacacaGCCATTATAACAAAATATGTATCGAGTTCAGCGTAAAAACGAAGCTCAATATATCATTCATATCCGGAAGAGCTGTATCATATATTCGCACATAGTGATGCTCAATTCGTAAAACTTTATGCTAACCGAGAAGTGTCAAATGCGGAAAGGCCGATCGGCCAAGTCCCTCACATGTTCGGAGTGTTCGCCATCCATAGTTGCGTTGTCTACTGTTTTAGATGCCCACACACCTTTTCACGTACGCCCTCTATACTAAATGGCGGTGAATGTCATCGTTTCTTTGACCCTTTGAAGATACGCCGCCCATAGTACGTTCATTTACTTTCAAACTTTGACTCACTTCTGATACCGCCCATTCACACATGTTCGTCAATGGTACACCCTTGTCGAAAAATGATTGAAACATATTTTCACGAACGCCCTCTAACTGTCGCCAAATAGCGATAACTGCCGCCATTTCTTTGACCGTTTGAAGATACGCCGCCCATAGTGTGTTCATTAGCTTTCAAACTTTGTCTCACTTCTGATACCGCCCATTCACACATGTTCGTCAATGGTACACCCTTGTCGAAATTTGATTGACACATCATTCTGAAGTGCTATCCATCGTCACCTCAATATTCCTTTGCCATTAAATGACTTACGAAATACTTACGAAACACTTTGAATAATCGCTATCTCTTTTTCGAAGCCGCAAACACGACAAAGAGAAATCGTTTTTCAGAACTTAAGAAGATACAAtagaaatttcacttttatcaTATAAATCAATAAACAATCTTACATACGACATATCTATTATGATTCCTACAATCTAGAAAATGGTCCCTTAGCTTTCTTGTCTGCAAAACTGCGAATATCCGGACAAAATATCTGCTAAATTAAGCATATTCTCTCATTTTCTTCCGCAATTTTGCTTTTAATTCTCAAATCTTCGCTGGAAAGATATCATTATAGGAGTCATAACCTAGCTACTTAGAGAAACACGGACTGTGACATGTTGGTATAGCATTGTGATACTACATGATTGTGTGTATCCTCAGACAAGTTACAAGGTGATGGGGTGATATTCCTCAAGATCCTCGGACTGTTGGTCACGTGATTCGGTAGATCAATGGAACACACATTGACTCAGGACAAATCGACGAAAGGATGGTTCTCGTTCTTATCAGAATATTAGTTTTACATTGGGAAGGAAATGCAGAATTCTTCGCACCATGCATACTTTCCTGTATGCAGGGATTGCAGTAaggaaaattgtaataattgaTCTGGTTATTGAACCTCTCTTTTTAGGGGTGAGGATTAAGCCGAGCAGTTTTGAACTATTTAAGGGTGACTAGATAGGGTAGCTAGGTGCAATACGATCTGAGTTCGAATGcgatcgagaatttactgaattctcTAACACGTTTGCAAATTtacttttgagttttgagtaAAATAGTACCCGGAAATTAACACTGTTTCTCGTTTTCTGTCTTGTATAGGTCGACGGTTTAAAGCCTTGCACAAAAGTTAGGTACTAAGGTTTAAATAAGTAGTATTGCCGAGTCGTTGACGAATTCTTCAATCTCGACTTTTTTATTCATCCGTTAACCTTATTGCTATCGTTTCATGTAACTAGATACTCGCAAATATCCAAACAAATCCAGCTATTTATAGTCAGTAAAGGTAAAAATGAACATAGCTATAGTTGCTGTTCTTTCCGGTCTGACATTTCGGTGCAAGCGGGTAATGTTTGATAAGTTTTTCTCGCCTGTCCTACCTCTCGCACGGCTCTTTTACACCTCCAAACAATGCACAAAGTTCACCGCTGAGGCGAGTGGGACTCTCAGAACCCACCGATGAGAATGCTACGTCATTGGCTCAGCAAAATCtaaaagtgttaatttatgcaaatgtatgactTTTCGGTCTATAAAGGCTCCACTTCTTCGTTCAAGCAATCACACTTCTGTGAGATCCTCCAGACGTACAAGTGCTTCCTGAACCAAGTCAGTCTTATCACCATGGACACCGCATCACATCATCGCCTTCCCTTCGTTCCCTATCAGCAAGATGATGTCGACATGGAGGTCATGTTTGCAACCACTCAGCTGTCATCTTTCCCGTCCCCGTCCCCGAGCAACGCAACATTCACCGTCCCGTCTTCGAGGACGGAACTCGATGAAATCCTGGACGAACTTGGCTTTGCAGGTGAGTGTAGCAATGGTTAATTTAGTTGGTTCCACACTGAACGTCCTGTTTaggattacatttgcaaaatctAGTTTATCCAGTGCAGCCAAAACGTTCTCATTTACCATTAGCCAATCATTGCCTGGTACAGAGGAAACAAGATAATCTAAATACTAAAACAGTATGTTGGCTGAATTAAGTGATTTGCAGATTGACTTGATATGATAACGATGGTTCTCGCCCTTAGGGActgaatgacagaaatatttatttaatttgtatCTTGTCTTACAGATGAGCCAATGTCAAATACATCTCAGTACCAGTGCTACGATGGAGAAGACGATGACGTCATCCCTACGCTCTCCCCGCCAAGTGTGGACTACCACCCCGTTGGCAGATCAGAGACGCCTTCAGCTATTGGTTTGACACCTGACATCTCATCACTCCCGTCTCCTCTATCTATCGCCATGCACATCCACATGTGTGATTTCGACATTACCAGTGAAAATGAAGAGATATTAGAAGCTACGTTCCGAAGACAACGCTACCCATGCCATGTGACCAGACGAAGATTGGCGAGAGTTACTGGGTTGAGCCTCGACCTGGTCAATGTAAGTAAATTTTTTGAATAGCCTCCCTGAACCTGGATTCTGTATGAATATCTTGAATTTGAATGAATGTTTGTCAACTTACATATTTACGGCGATAGCAGAATCAACCAATCTAACCGACTCATATTCTCTATTTCCTCCTGACAGGACTGGTTTAGGCGTCGCCGTGCACAGCTTCTTCGAATCAGAAAACGCCTCAACTTTCCCTGCGATCCCTGCGCCGCCACTACACATCAAGTCATCGGTACCGGTCGCGGAAACTAAACTCCCGTTAAtcttacattaaaattttattttgtcgaTGCTGTTGTTGTCATGTACGATTCATATTTATTAAAGgttgtatatatttatattcgCTTAACTTTTTAATAATAAACATTTTTAAACGGATTTGACTTCTCGTGTGTCTTGTAGTGTTTTCCCAGTGAGGAATGGTGAGCAGTGTTTGTAAGGCCACCTACAGGATGCAGTAATTCGACATACAAAATATTGACAACAGTTTCACCAACTGCGAAATTCGAATTAACTGTCATTTGTCGAAATGTTCAAATGCAGACATTAGAACATGCAtaagaaattctgaaaaatacttgCCGCATTTGTTATGCTAAGCCATATTAGCATTTGTCAATGAAACAATTCTACCTATCCGGCATATGAAGACGTGGATGTCTTGCTTGTAACGTGAACAAATATCAAACCCGACTTgcaaaaatcattatttttttctagtaTTTAGTTTTTTCTGACTTTCGAACTaattcagaaagaaaaaaagagaaagtcATTGTGACAACGAATTTGTTAGCGTGACGTCAATAAGATACGTTTTATTATTGGTTTGCTCATGTAATAGCATTAAATGTTATCATTGTTTTAGTAGTAAATGAATTCTTGATTatcaaaatgaagttttcttCCTGGTTTGCAAATCAGATTTGTATGATTTCCCAGTgtgcaatttatttattttatttaattattttagaaaatacaTATTTGAACCAATACTTTaattactttaaatttgttCTATTAAATACACACACTTCTTTCATTTTAACCCAAAGAATGATAGGACAAACATTACAAGTTATGCAAACGGAATACATTTGTACAGTATGTTATGTAGTTGTCGATAATCGAGTTCAGATCAGGACAAAAATCATGGACATTGCATACACTCATACAGGCTGTATCGAAAGGTTGACCACAGGGGTCAATGTGTAGGAAGCAAAGTTGCCTTTTACCATAGACAGCAGAGAAATGATTTTACAGACATGGCAAAAGTCCTGGAAATACATTAAAAGGTACTATTAATGGTTTCACAGATATACGTTCGACGTGACATCGTCAAAAGGTCAAAGTCAAACACATCTACACTTCAACTTTTACGTCTGACGTCTTATTAGTGGTTCAAGAATGAATCATTCATTCAATGCTTCGAATTTTTTTATCAGTGCTCATCTCATCATCTCATTGCTAAAGTTTCAGTTTTGTATCGTCTTGCCGCCAAGATTGTTCCCGGACAATTTGTTACTTTGTCACATGACAATCTGTTACTTTGATCAAAGGAACCGCACATCGCCTTGTCCGTAATTTGACACATTATAATGTCCTCATTCGGTGCATTTCTCAATTCGTTTCTTTGTGACGTCACCGCGACCGACCTCAACGTCtccaattttgttcatttttgtcCGCCGCCTCATTGGAAGCACTTCTTTCGGATGGAAATGAGCCGTTGAAATGTTAAACTTTGAAATCTACTATACGTGTATGCTAATGATCTGACAGTTGTTCCAACAAACCGCAATGTTGACCTTGAAACCATGGGGACGTAGTTTGCACTCATGACGTCTTCCAATGCATCGGCATTATATCTTGAGTTCATGATTAAATACTTCAGTTCTTCTTCTTACAACAAGCAGCCAACACAAAATACCGTTTGCCTTTTAAACAGATACAAACAGAAAACACCATGCCTTCCACTTTCTCCGAACAACGCCCATCGTCACTGTCATCACACTTTTTAATCGCTTGATGAATTGCCAACTTTGTCTATTTTCTGTCAATTAACACTTTATCTCGCTTTTAACACCGCGCCTTCAAATTAAATTGTTTATTGGTCGATCACTAGTCAAAGGCTAACCCCGGGATTTTACGTTATATTTTCAAAGGTACCGCCAATGCTTGGTACCTTAAATACGATTTTGTCAACTAAGTGAATCCTCGGTCGACAATACTTTCAATATGTAATGGTAAAACAATTAATGACTACAAAGCCCAAAGTACAATGTTAGGTTATACAAGAATTGTTTTTCCTAAAGTGCCACAAAAGTTGAAAGGTTCATAAGTTTAGCTAGTTTTACGAACAAACAGAACTTTTTGCCGTGACAGCGATCACTTAAGCGTTTGAAGTATTATTAGTTCACCATCTGAAACTCTTGCTGCGTCGGCTTTCAACCAAAAATATTAATGCATTGCAATATGATGTAGTTTGCTCCCTCAGCACAAAGCTATTTAATGTACCGCCCACTACCACTTGCCATCACTTGAGTCACGAGACATTCGATACTTCAGTTAAGTTTTCACGATTACCAGGATGAGTGTTATTTCAAAACCGCAACTTTGTAAGTATCATCAGATGATGTattcatttttgatgaaatcaaaTCGTATATACGAATCaaagaaaatattaacattCTCTTCAATTCCCGGTTAAATGCTTTATTGTTGTTTAAAATCCGTCCATAAGTATCTAAGTTAGGTTAACTCATTGCTTCGATATACTTATTGCATAATGGTGCCCTGACAAATGTTGAGATCAGAATCTGGTTTGCCGTCCACGGTTAATGGTAATATACTATTTTTTCCCAAAAACTTCCATAATGACACAATATGTATCGATATCAGCGTAAGTTCGTTGTATTCTTCTTGTCCACATGCTGCATTTTATAGTCGTATATGATTATGATGCTCGCACTCAGATTATGTTAATGAGCAGAAAGGCCGATCGGTCAAGTCCGTCGCATGTTGGGAGTGTtccctatacatacttgagttGTTCACCGATTTAGATGCCCACACGGCTTTTCACGTACGCCCTCtgactgtaaagttaagtgttcaaggatagaacaccaattaaacgcctttttgtaacacttttgaacgcgtctagacgttcagaaatttaacactacgtgttcaaccaacgttcaattttgaacacacgtgttcaaattttgaacatcacgtgttcatcagacttatattgaacaccatagTGTTCCATGACTGAACACacattgcacatgaaatgtgttcaaaaaattgaacgcatttacgcgttcaaagggctgtaacactttttgaacgcatggacgccgttcaacgatgagtgtgttaaaggctagaacacatgatatgcacttgttgaacacctttcattttgggcgttcagggggtgttcaagcctggcaATAACAAAGCAGACcattgatattcagtaaaactattttattctaaaaatacacaaaaaatttcttgcaaatgcaataatttagtataaaatgggcaaataaacatggccactttgtaaagtttgtcagaggaaaacataAACGGTGTAAACACCTTCTCATCACAACattaacaaaagaaaatccaaATAACACACTGCAGATTGTTTTCAAACGacatgaacaaagtaatgacaaaacaggttttacttaaatataaattcgtttcttcgcttcgataaagtgtgtatgtgcgatgtatgatagtgagcatgcgtgcgtgagtgcttcacgaactctacaacgtgttgagcggtctcagtcagaaaatgtaacaacttagccggctattgaaccactcttttttgggagtggagatttagccgagtggttctgtctgtggcctctcagctaggcgactgatgccgtatgttgtgggttcgaatccgattgaaaactatccgtattgtGAATTACGTCATATGTTCATAGTTGTAAAACcgtacaaaaatatctgttttgaaaaagctcaaaatttggcttattgttttgaaaacacgtatatgtatgaattgcatactccatttttgtaagacgGTTTCTTACAGAAATTTCcttttgtatagacaattgtaaatttggaAAAACGTTAGCCaaggcttctctgatgcacatgctacatagttgtccacactaaagtaaacacaacatgtcaagttgtcacagtaaggcacaacattaGAAAGTGGgtaaagtgggtccttggcagtgtaaaacctatttccttgtccaacaaagtaaTTCATGAACGAAAaggcttgtttgtttgtaatatctttaaataaagataaatattaaagaaatcgtactggccgttttgaagaaaaagcttgggatgtaaaaatttgaggacgatgccacacattcacctattagataagctctgcgtcgctaacagaaaagctaaaaaacagtaacaaatcgagaacaaaaaaCGTGTTGATctgcaatacaaaataatcttagaTTTGgtaggctatgatcaactaaatttaATTGAAGCATAAGCCTTTgtagacgtgaagtctccttcatcagatgcaagggtgtaatgaagaattgaagcagaaagcgacagaaaattctgagtgaaaatttcataaaattcataaattcagagtgtacatttttcactctgaattctGTAGATTTCTTCTTTATTTCTTAATTCCattcttgcatctgataagggagactacacgtatttgaaagcttattctccagtaacatttagttcatcatagcgttctaccaaagcttagataaattcagaacaaaaatacagaaacttatcaaaattaagttactgaccctcgaaagtttaaatctacactagagatgaactgaggttctctagcttgtttccagacagctatagctacctgtacactcatcatCGTCAATTTCTGTACCGtcagcttctgtaataactcttgaTAACCAGGTAAACCCGACTTTTCACATCCTGGAAATAATTCAATTATAGGTAATATagcgacatgagactttaaataaaagacaaggtggccttattaggttaaggaaaaggggtgactttggtatacagtgcctcttttcgatactgttacaaaatatttgcttcttcttgtcatcaactgtgaAAAGTAAAAAAGCAACTCTCaaatgctgaaacaatagagtgtacactttgcgatgtttaactaatgttttacatgcgattgtgattaccaaaagacatgtgttagctgtgattacgcagcggcatgacccttgacccgagtgcgatcgataaaCCACGGCCCaaacaccgctgcgtattcacagctagtgtatggataccagccactgaaagaaaaaaaaggtttcttctcGTATTTAACTATTCCGAAGtactatacaaataatttcaaagcatAATAATACagttgcttcaaaatttaacaccttttactattttggagagaaaacttaccctttctggtcttgcttcctcacgatcacgacttcagcgtgcgtttacaagaaaatgtcgcaacttccgttttgatgcatgacgggataagaaacggcaccaaacttgaacatctAGTGTTtaggagtagaacgcctcttgcacgccgatgttaaaattaaaacgttcatggtggttatctgatatttttctaaatttcaaaatttcaacccgtaataaacgtgtaaaattattttgtatacttcctttttcgaaaaaacatgctttcagcaattttagaccAGAGACATTTTCACTTAGTGGcaaattcgttacatcaaaatctgtgtacgtttgccggacagcgaggcagtagtaaatttatatagccatagtaaagtaaaaaaacactaaagattgttaattgttttac
This DNA window, taken from Ptychodera flava strain L36383 chromosome 4, AS_Pfla_20210202, whole genome shotgun sequence, encodes the following:
- the LOC139130453 gene encoding uncharacterized protein; translated protein: MDTASHHRLPFVPYQQDDVDMEVMFATTQLSSFPSPSPSNATFTVPSSRTELDEILDELGFADEPMSNTSQYQCYDGEDDDVIPTLSPPSVDYHPVGRSETPSAIGLTPDISSLPSPLSIAMHIHMCDFDITSENEEILEATFRRQRYPCHVTRRRLARVTGLSLDLVNDWFRRRRAQLLRIRKRLNFPCDPCAATTHQVIGTGRGN